In the genome of Monodelphis domestica isolate mMonDom1 chromosome 2, mMonDom1.pri, whole genome shotgun sequence, one region contains:
- the LOC100011471 gene encoding histone H1.4-like produces the protein MSETAPAAPATPAPAPAEKTPVKKKVKKPAGAGGARRKAAGPPVSELITKAVEASKERSGVSLAALKKALAAAGYDVEKNNSRIKLGLKSLVSKGTLVQTKGTGASGSFKLNKKASAGEGKAKGKKAAAAKAKKPASGAAKKPKKAAGAAAAKKGVKKTPKKAKKPAAVGAKKATKSPKKPKAAKAKKVAKSPAKAKLAKPKAAKPKAAKPKKAAPKKK, from the coding sequence ATGTCTGAGACTGCGCCCGCCGCCCCGGCCACTCCAGCCCCCGCGCCGGCTGAGAAGACTCCGGTCAAGAAGAAGGTCAAGAAGCCTGCTGGAGCTGGAGGAGCCCGGCGCAAAGCTGCAGGCCCCCCGGTGTCTGAGCTGATCACTAAGGCTGTGGAAGCCTCCAAAGAGCGCAGCGGCGTGTCTCTGGCCGCCCTCAAGAAGGCGCTGGCGGCAGCTGGCTACGACGTGGAGAAGAACAACAGCCGCATCAAGCTGGGGCTCAAGAGCTTGGTGAGCAAAGGTACTTTGGTGCAGACCAAAGGCACCGGGGCTTCCGGTTCTTTTAAGCTCAACAAGAAGGCTTCTGCCGGCGAGGGCAAAGCGAAGGGCAAGAAGGCGGCTGCCGCCAAGGCCAAGAAGCCGGCTAGCGGTGCAGCCAAGAAGCCCAAGAAAGCGGCAGGGGCGGCAGCTGCTAAGAAAGGTGTCAAGAAGACGCCAAAGAAGGCCAAGAAGCCGGCTGCGGTGGGAGCCAAGAAGGCCACCAAGAGCCCAAAGAAGCCCAAAGCGGCCAAGGCGAAAAAAGTGGCCAAGAGCCCTGCTAAGGCTAAGCTGGCTAAGCCCAAGGCGGCTAAGCCTAAGGCGGCCAAGCCTAAGAAGGCAGCgccaaagaaaaaatga
- the LOC100011522 gene encoding histone H2B type 2-E yields the protein MPEPAKSAPAPKKGSKKAVTKAQKKDGKKRKRSRKESYSIYVYKVLKQVHPDTGISSKAMGIMNSFVNDIFERIAGEASRLAHYNKRSTITSREIQTAVRLLLPGELAKHAVSEGTKAVTKYTSSK from the coding sequence ATGCCGGAACCCGCCAAGTCTGCTCCTGCCCCGAAAAAGGGTTCTAAGAAGGCGGTGACCAAAGCGCAAAAGAAAGATGGCAAGAAGCGCAAGCGTAGTCGCAAGGAGAGCTACTCTATCTACGTGTACAAGGTGCTGAAGCAGGTCCACCCGGACACGGGCATCTCGTCCAAGGCTATGGGCATCATGAATTCTTTCGTCAACGACATCTTCGAGCGCATCGCCGGCGAGGCTTCCCGCCTGGCGCACTACAACAAGCGCTCCACCATCACTTCCCGGGAGATCCAGACGGCCGTGCGCCTGCTGCTGCCCGGGGAATTGGCCAAGCACGCCGTTTCCGAAGGTACCAAGGCTGTTACCAAGTACACCAGCTCCAAGTAG
- the LOC100011560 gene encoding histone H2A type 1 — translation MSGRGKQGGKARAKAKSRSSRAGLQFPVGRVHRLLRKGNYSERVGAGAPVYLAAVLEYLTAEILELAGNAARDNKKTRIIPRHLQLAIRNDEELNKLLGKVTIAQGGVLPNIQAVLLPKKTESHHKTKGK, via the coding sequence ATGTCTGGACGCGGAAAGCAGGGAGGCAAAGCCCGCGCCAAGGCCAAGTCTCGTTCTTCTCGGGCAGGTCTGCAGTTTCCGGTGGGTCGGGTGCACCGTTTGCTCCGTAAAGGCAACTACTCGGAGCGAGTCGGCGCGGGAGCGCCAGTCTACCTAGCAGCGGTGCTGGAGTACTTGACTGCTGAGATTCTGGAATTGGCCGGCAACGCGGCCCGTGACAACAAGAAGACGCGTATCATTCCCCGCCACCTACAGCTGGCCATCCGCAACGACGAAGAGCTGAACAAGTTACTGGGCAAGGTCACCATTGCGCAGGGTGGCGTTCTGCCCAACATTCAGGCTGTGCTGTTGCCCAAGAAGACCGAGAGTCACCACAAAACCAAGGGCAAGTAA
- the LOC100011600 gene encoding histone H4: MSGRGKGGKGLGKGGAKRHRKVLRDNIQGITKPAIRRLARRGGVKRISGLIYEETRGVLKVFLENVIRDAVTYTEHAKRKTVTAMDVVYALKRQGRTLYGFGG; this comes from the coding sequence ATGTCTGGCCGTGGTAAGGGAGGTAAGGGTCTTGGCAAGGGAGGTGCTAAGCGGCACCGGAAGGTGTTGCGGGATAACATCCAGGGCATCACCAAGCCAGCCATCCGGCGCCTGGCTCGGCGTGGTGGCGTTAAGCGTATCTCTGGGCTTATTTACGAAGAGACCCGCGGTGTTCTCAAAGTGTTCCTGGAGAACGTGATCCGAGATGCTGTCACCTACACGGAGCACGCTAAGAGGAAGACCGTCACTGCCATGGACGTTGTATACGCTCTTAAGCGCCAAGGCCGAACTCTGTACGGCTTTGGGGGTTAA